The Cuculus canorus isolate bCucCan1 chromosome 5, bCucCan1.pri, whole genome shotgun sequence genome window below encodes:
- the C5H11orf24 gene encoding uncharacterized protein C11orf24 homolog isoform X4, with product MRINRLTTEKQCRQACQNRDASGSHRCNWSVPYQKSCILLQCHQLSMCQNAGEEDIKGLLGEIVSEKRETVLFHHQSYPQKKERMVNTRANRHNVENLVSATQTLKIHLRHLLEVESEDVTSARKTIPSNATSTTVTTTTARGVTTNVTNATVLTKAYEVAANTSDSSGGFGFLAEAMSSAASSPTSGNIPASTSSHVTKLVTTTEKTGNSSFVSVLSPTSTSGPLTVISQAGTQMPQTEQFNPATTITSGRHSSSPVTVGASPKMRSTTLTTLILQNTVTSSIASSRATAFTPLESSHSATTLPVVTLLYLETETSTATKSLSKSTSLLGSTRGATVLTTISAAKTTTARGMKSTSHISSVTTAPADAPKTTALGLAETQGMDNDYFLIAAEPLTQYLVDKSSLLAVLLVGTFFFMTIIVLFLIQAYESYKKKDYTQVDYLINGMYVDSEM from the exons gTAGCCATCGATGTAATTGGTCTGTGCCCTACCAGAAAAGCTGCATCCTCTTGCAGTGCCACCAGCTAAGCATGTGCCAGAATGCCGGAGAAGAAGACATCAAAGGTCTGCTTGGAG AAATTGTCAGTGAGAAAAGGGAAACAGTCCTGTTTCACCACCAAAGCTAtccacagaaaaaggagaggatgGTGAATACACGGGCTAACCGACACAATGTGGAAAACCTGGTTTCAGCAACTCAGACTCTTAAGATTCACTTGAGGCATTTGCTTGAGGTTGAGAGTGAAGATGTAACAAGTGCCAGGAAAACAATTCCAAGCAATGCTACCAGCACCACAGTGACTACCACCACTGCCAGAGGCGTAACAACAAACGTTACAAATGCAACTGTCCTTACAAAAGCTTATGAAGTAGCTGCCAACACGTCAGATTCCTCTGGAGGTTTTGGGTTCCTTGCAGAAGCCAtgtcatcagctgcttcttctcccACTTCTGGTAACATCCCTGCTTCCACTTCCAGCCACGTCACAAAGCTTGTGACCACTActgaaaaaacaggaaacagtAGTTTTGTTTCAGTATTATCCCCTACTTCTACTTCTGGTCCCCTCACTGTTATTTCTCAAGCAGGTACTCAAATGCCTCAAACAGAACAGTTCAACCCAGCCACCACCATCACAAGCGGTCGCCATTCTAGTAGCCCTGTCACTGTTGGAGCTAGCCCAAAGATGCGGAGCACAACATTGACCACCCTCATCTTGCAGAACACAGTAACATCTTCCATTGCTTCCTCTCGTGCCACAGCATTCACTCCCTTGGAAAGTTCACACTCTGCAACTACACTGCCTGTTGTTACATTGCTATATCTAGAGACAGAAACAAGTACAGCCACAAAATCCTTGAGTAAATCAACATCTCTTCTGGGCTCTACAAGAGGTGCCACAGTTTTAACTACCATCTCTGCAGCAAAAACTACGACTGCACGTGGAATGAAGTCAACATCTCACATTTCCTCAGTAACCACAGCTCCTGCAGATGCACCCAAAACAACAGCTTTGGGCCTTGCAGAAACTCAGGGCATGGACAATGATTATTTTCTCATTGCTGCCGAGCCCCTGACCCAGTACTTAGTGGATAAAAGTTCGCTTCTTGCAGTGCTTTTAGttggtactttttttttcatgactaTTATAGTTCTCTTCCTTATTCAGGCCTATGAGAGCTACAAGAAGAAGGATTACACACAAGTGGATTATCTGATCAATGGAATGTATGTGGACTCAGAGATGTGA
- the C5H11orf24 gene encoding uncharacterized protein C11orf24 homolog isoform X3, producing the protein MPSDTVLARFSVLKGRGVHVMRINRLTTEKQCRQACQNRDASGSHRCNWSVPYQKSCILLQCHQLSMCQNAGEEDIKGLLGEIVSEKRETVLFHHQSYPQKKERMVNTRANRHNVENLVSATQTLKIHLRHLLEVESEDVTSARKTIPSNATSTTVTTTTARGVTTNVTNATVLTKAYEVAANTSDSSGGFGFLAEAMSSAASSPTSGNIPASTSSHVTKLVTTTEKTGNSSFVSVLSPTSTSGPLTVISQAGTQMPQTEQFNPATTITSGRHSSSPVTVGASPKMRSTTLTTLILQNTVTSSIASSRATAFTPLESSHSATTLPVVTLLYLETETSTATKSLSKSTSLLGSTRGATVLTTISAAKTTTARGMKSTSHISSVTTAPADAPKTTALGLAETQGMDNDYFLIAAEPLTQYLVDKSSLLAVLLVGTFFFMTIIVLFLIQAYESYKKKDYTQVDYLINGMYVDSEM; encoded by the exons gTAGCCATCGATGTAATTGGTCTGTGCCCTACCAGAAAAGCTGCATCCTCTTGCAGTGCCACCAGCTAAGCATGTGCCAGAATGCCGGAGAAGAAGACATCAAAGGTCTGCTTGGAG AAATTGTCAGTGAGAAAAGGGAAACAGTCCTGTTTCACCACCAAAGCTAtccacagaaaaaggagaggatgGTGAATACACGGGCTAACCGACACAATGTGGAAAACCTGGTTTCAGCAACTCAGACTCTTAAGATTCACTTGAGGCATTTGCTTGAGGTTGAGAGTGAAGATGTAACAAGTGCCAGGAAAACAATTCCAAGCAATGCTACCAGCACCACAGTGACTACCACCACTGCCAGAGGCGTAACAACAAACGTTACAAATGCAACTGTCCTTACAAAAGCTTATGAAGTAGCTGCCAACACGTCAGATTCCTCTGGAGGTTTTGGGTTCCTTGCAGAAGCCAtgtcatcagctgcttcttctcccACTTCTGGTAACATCCCTGCTTCCACTTCCAGCCACGTCACAAAGCTTGTGACCACTActgaaaaaacaggaaacagtAGTTTTGTTTCAGTATTATCCCCTACTTCTACTTCTGGTCCCCTCACTGTTATTTCTCAAGCAGGTACTCAAATGCCTCAAACAGAACAGTTCAACCCAGCCACCACCATCACAAGCGGTCGCCATTCTAGTAGCCCTGTCACTGTTGGAGCTAGCCCAAAGATGCGGAGCACAACATTGACCACCCTCATCTTGCAGAACACAGTAACATCTTCCATTGCTTCCTCTCGTGCCACAGCATTCACTCCCTTGGAAAGTTCACACTCTGCAACTACACTGCCTGTTGTTACATTGCTATATCTAGAGACAGAAACAAGTACAGCCACAAAATCCTTGAGTAAATCAACATCTCTTCTGGGCTCTACAAGAGGTGCCACAGTTTTAACTACCATCTCTGCAGCAAAAACTACGACTGCACGTGGAATGAAGTCAACATCTCACATTTCCTCAGTAACCACAGCTCCTGCAGATGCACCCAAAACAACAGCTTTGGGCCTTGCAGAAACTCAGGGCATGGACAATGATTATTTTCTCATTGCTGCCGAGCCCCTGACCCAGTACTTAGTGGATAAAAGTTCGCTTCTTGCAGTGCTTTTAGttggtactttttttttcatgactaTTATAGTTCTCTTCCTTATTCAGGCCTATGAGAGCTACAAGAAGAAGGATTACACACAAGTGGATTATCTGATCAATGGAATGTATGTGGACTCAGAGATGTGA